A genome region from Penaeus vannamei isolate JL-2024 chromosome 20, ASM4276789v1, whole genome shotgun sequence includes the following:
- the temp gene encoding protein prenyltransferase alpha subunit repeat-containing protein 1 isoform X2, whose product MTVRNFSYLVPDKLSISSSWFSGDGDITVSTLTTMEDVTCERIMKKIEAVLSQDTLLDEFDIVFSLGEVNRSPVVHVEHKLGLESWCVKHVYAYAYAKIMGSKQTKRREDPAQVLRWTQFCLLIAPEVTTFWNLRKVLLGQGDLSANLELHFTRLILSRKPKCMEVFQHRKWMFKNVIAKVIPQQANGPNGIDPEHHNGNGVVFHSEQIERFLFAELDLCTWAANKHQNNYHSWNHRLWVIQQFATYVGLVDVCRAEYEESHKWISVHVSEHSGLHYLQYLLDSIVSLVNESKVENVSEIVPYVNSVTKLYQRELDFNRDLIEEYEDHEALFCHRRFLLTRLRDLLCSSPQRTCSPPPPALKRSCVETVNSEWSSVLLGEHFLIEKCTQKKTYQKTLGEKHAQWLNNVIGI is encoded by the exons ATGACTGTTCGGAACTTCTCCTATCTTGTCCcagacaagttgtccatctcgtccaGCTGGTTCTCCGGCGATGGTGACATTACA GTTTCAACTCTGACCACCATGGAAGATGTAACGTGTGAaagaatcatgaaaaaaatagaagcagTTTTGAGTCAAGATACTCTGCT agATGAGTTTGACATTGTCTTTTCCTTGGGGGAAGTAAACCGCTCTCCTGTTGTCCATGTTGAGCACAAGCTAGGTCTGGAGTCATGGTGTGTCAAACACGTCTATGCTTATGCATATGCCAAGATAATGGGATCAAAGCAGACCAAAAGACGAGAGG ATCCTGCTCAGGTACTTCGTTGGACCCAGTTCTGCCTTCTTATTGCCCCAGAAGTCACAACCTTTTGGAATTTGCGCAAGGTTCTGCTGGGCCAGGGTGACCTGAGTGCCAACCTAGAATTACACTTCACTAGGCTTATTCTTTCAAGAAAGCCCAAGTGTATGGAGGTGTTCCAGCACCGTAAGTGGATGTTTAAAAATGTTATAGCTAAGGTCATTCCTCAGCAGGCAAATGGGCCCAATGGTATCGATCCAGAACACCACAATGGTAATGGTGTTGTTTTCCACTCAGAACAAATTGAGCGATTCCTATTTGCTGAGCTGGACCTCTGTACATGGGCAGCTAACAAGCACCAGAACAATTATCATTCTTGGAACCACCGATTATGGGTCATACAGCAGTTCGCAACATATGTGGGACTTGTGGATGTTTGTCGAGCAGAGTATGAGGAAAGCCATAAATGGATAAGCGTCCACGTTAGTGAGCACAGTGGACTTCACTACTTACAGTATCTACTTGACTCAATTGTGTCACTTGTAAATGAATCTAAAGTTGAGAATGTAAGTGAAATTGTCCCATATGTAAACTCTGTCACAAAGCTGTACCAGAGGGAGCTGGACTTTAACAGAGACCTGATTGAAGAATACGAAGACCATGAGGCACTCTTCTGCCACCGACGTTTCTTGCTAACTCGCTTGCGAGATCTCCTGTGCTCCTCACCCCAAAGAACATGTTCCCCACCTCCGCCAGCACTCAAGAGGTCATGTGTTGAAACTGTAAATAGTGAATGGAGTTCAGTCCTTCTTGGAGAACACTTTCTGATAGAAAAATGTACTCAGAAGAAAACATATCAAAAAACCCTAGGAGAGAAACATGCTCAGTGGTTAAATAATGTCATAGGTATTTGA
- the temp gene encoding protein prenyltransferase alpha subunit repeat-containing protein 1 isoform X1, whose protein sequence is MMFMFQILLIFKMKPKLIFKVNINKHHCRKTSKLERTRYRNHNKPADFFLGFSHTSGFPLLLCDSFIYITGKVSTLTTMEDVTCERIMKKIEAVLSQDTLLDEFDIVFSLGEVNRSPVVHVEHKLGLESWCVKHVYAYAYAKIMGSKQTKRREDPAQVLRWTQFCLLIAPEVTTFWNLRKVLLGQGDLSANLELHFTRLILSRKPKCMEVFQHRKWMFKNVIAKVIPQQANGPNGIDPEHHNGNGVVFHSEQIERFLFAELDLCTWAANKHQNNYHSWNHRLWVIQQFATYVGLVDVCRAEYEESHKWISVHVSEHSGLHYLQYLLDSIVSLVNESKVENVSEIVPYVNSVTKLYQRELDFNRDLIEEYEDHEALFCHRRFLLTRLRDLLCSSPQRTCSPPPPALKRSCVETVNSEWSSVLLGEHFLIEKCTQKKTYQKTLGEKHAQWLNNVIGI, encoded by the exons atgatgttcATGTTTCAGATACTCTTGATATTTAAAATGAAACCGAAACTGATATTCAAAGTAAATATTAACAAACATCACTGTAGAAAAACGTCGAAACTCGAACGCACAAGATACCGGAACCACAACAAACCTGCAGACTTTTTCTTGGGCTTCTCTCACACCTCGGGATTTCCTCTTTTGCTCTGTGACAGCTTTATTTACATCACTGGAAAA GTTTCAACTCTGACCACCATGGAAGATGTAACGTGTGAaagaatcatgaaaaaaatagaagcagTTTTGAGTCAAGATACTCTGCT agATGAGTTTGACATTGTCTTTTCCTTGGGGGAAGTAAACCGCTCTCCTGTTGTCCATGTTGAGCACAAGCTAGGTCTGGAGTCATGGTGTGTCAAACACGTCTATGCTTATGCATATGCCAAGATAATGGGATCAAAGCAGACCAAAAGACGAGAGG ATCCTGCTCAGGTACTTCGTTGGACCCAGTTCTGCCTTCTTATTGCCCCAGAAGTCACAACCTTTTGGAATTTGCGCAAGGTTCTGCTGGGCCAGGGTGACCTGAGTGCCAACCTAGAATTACACTTCACTAGGCTTATTCTTTCAAGAAAGCCCAAGTGTATGGAGGTGTTCCAGCACCGTAAGTGGATGTTTAAAAATGTTATAGCTAAGGTCATTCCTCAGCAGGCAAATGGGCCCAATGGTATCGATCCAGAACACCACAATGGTAATGGTGTTGTTTTCCACTCAGAACAAATTGAGCGATTCCTATTTGCTGAGCTGGACCTCTGTACATGGGCAGCTAACAAGCACCAGAACAATTATCATTCTTGGAACCACCGATTATGGGTCATACAGCAGTTCGCAACATATGTGGGACTTGTGGATGTTTGTCGAGCAGAGTATGAGGAAAGCCATAAATGGATAAGCGTCCACGTTAGTGAGCACAGTGGACTTCACTACTTACAGTATCTACTTGACTCAATTGTGTCACTTGTAAATGAATCTAAAGTTGAGAATGTAAGTGAAATTGTCCCATATGTAAACTCTGTCACAAAGCTGTACCAGAGGGAGCTGGACTTTAACAGAGACCTGATTGAAGAATACGAAGACCATGAGGCACTCTTCTGCCACCGACGTTTCTTGCTAACTCGCTTGCGAGATCTCCTGTGCTCCTCACCCCAAAGAACATGTTCCCCACCTCCGCCAGCACTCAAGAGGTCATGTGTTGAAACTGTAAATAGTGAATGGAGTTCAGTCCTTCTTGGAGAACACTTTCTGATAGAAAAATGTACTCAGAAGAAAACATATCAAAAAACCCTAGGAGAGAAACATGCTCAGTGGTTAAATAATGTCATAGGTATTTGA